The Cloeon dipterum chromosome 3, ieCloDipt1.1, whole genome shotgun sequence genome includes a region encoding these proteins:
- the LOC135940388 gene encoding zinc transporter ZIP1-like gives MDPTAAKWIALVTLGLVSFTLGVIPIKLSSALKWTRHGCQKSPRSQVVLSALLCFGAGVLLATALTHMLPEVRKNIDDVITADPNFPPILKNFPLTEVLLTAGFFIVYGLDELVHSSLYRNQHSHYEHIEATPQSGPSSHSHSHCPPTGVVEQEPRPSAATSLIRNTSGLHHYGATECHSKHVVQSEAHESHIASTDKKGDSVHGHGHSHSRRSSLKEQPMTATSGLLALLALSIHAVIEGLAIGLQNSTTNVLFLLLAVSTHKLVIAFCLGMEMCSGWGASRTTRKFHVTFMAVFSGMSSLGILIGLMLMGSGEPGGLLIQALQALAAGTLLYVTFFEVLPRERAKCHAGIIQYLSVLTGFVIMLSIDTFVPHGYDVDYVQTTATINATTMLP, from the exons ATGGACCCAACCGCCGCCAAGTGGATTGCACTGGTCACTCTGGGCCTGGTGTCCTTTACGCTCGGAGTGATCCCTATCAAATTATCTTCTGCTTTGAA GTGGACCCGGCATGGGTGCCAAAAGTCACCTAGATCGCAAGTCGTGTTATCGGCACTTCTCTGTTTTGGAGCTGGCGTCCTGCTCGCAACTGCTCTCACCCACATGCTCCCTGAAgtcaggaaaaatattgacgATGTCATCACGGCAGATCCGAATTTTCCACCAATACTCAAGAATTTCCCTCTGACAGAAGTTTTGCTGACAGCTGGATTTTTCATTGTGTACGGTCTGGACGAG CTGGTCCACAGTTCTCTATACCGAAACCAGCACTCGCACTACGAGCACATCGAGGCTACGCCGCAAAGCGGTCCTTCTTCGCACTCGCATTCCCACTGTCCACCAACAGGGGTGGTAGAGCAAGAGCCGAGGCCTTCAGCGGCCACTTCTCTGATTAGAAACACATCTGGCCTCCACCACTATGGAGCCACTGAATGCCACAGCAAGCAT GTCGTGCAGTCGGAGGCGCACGAGAGTCACATAGCCTCCACGGACAAAAAAGGCGACTCTGTTCACGGCCACGGTCACAGTCACAGTCGACGCTCATCCCTAAAGGAGCAACCAATGACAGCAACAAGCGGACTGTTGGCCCTATTAGCCCTCTCAATTCATGCAGTAATAGAGGGGCTAGCAATTGGTCTGCAAAATTCGACCACAAACGTGTTGTTCCTGCTACTCGCG gTATCAACGCACAAGTTAGTGATTGCTTTCTGTCTGGGAATGGAAATGTGCTCTGGCTGGGGGGCCTCAAGGACAACCCGAAAATTCCATGTTACGTTTATGGCAGTTTTCTCAGGAATGTCATCGCTGGGGATTTTGATAGGACTGATGCTCATGGGCTCAGGGGAGCCAGGAGGATTGCTCATTCAG GCACTTCAAGCTTTAGCCGCTGGGACACTTCTTTACGTGACTTTCTTTGAAGTGCTGCCTCGAGAAAGAGCCAAGTGCCACGCAGGGATAATACAGTACCTATCTGTCCTCACAGGTTTTGTGATAATGCTCTCGATTGACACATTTG ttCCTCATGGATATGATGTTGATTATGTTCAGACGACCGCAACAATTAATGCAACGACCATGCTCCCTTGA
- the Dci gene encoding enoyl-CoA delta isomerase 2: MAVTSYPGVKVTLKDGLRVIQLDNPMRRNALSLEVYEALTSALKEAADDPATNITAITGSGGFYSSGNDISATTAGFASGDTEEISTKIKQAANVLKVFVDQFILFPKVLVAVVNGPAYGIAVTTLALCDVVYASDTATFNCPFVKLAFTPEGCSSYTFPKIMGHSLAAEVLYFNRVLDAKEALNCGLVSRVSSNLDKEIWPHLQVLAKEYNCIAMNHGKKMVRRWEKEHLLKINAAEIELLEERWTSEDFFEAMIAFFAKRSKM, from the exons ATGGCAGTCACAAGCTATCCTGGGGTTAAAGTTACTCTGAAAGATGGACTGAGGGTGATTCAGCTTGACAATCCAATGAGGAGAAATGCGTTAAGTCTAGAG GTTTATGAGGCTTTGACCTCTGCCCTCAAAGAAGCTGCTGACGACCCTGCCACAAATATTACAGCCATCACAGGTTCTGGTGGATTTTATTCAAGTGGCAATGATATTTCGGCCACTACTGCTGGTTTTGCTTCTGGAGACACCGAGGAGAtcagcacaaaaattaaacaggctGCCAATGTGTTGAA AGTATTTGTAGACCAGTTCATTCTGTTCCCCAAAGTCTTGGTGGCTGTGGTTAACGGTCCTGCTTACGGAATAGCTGTGACCACCCTCGCACTCTGTGATGTTGTTTATGCCTCTGATACG GCAACGTTCAACTGCCCATTTGTGAAGCTGGCGTTTACCCCAGAAGGCTGCTCCTCCTAcacttttccaaaaattatggGGCACAGTCTG gcAGCTGAGGTTTTGTATTTCAACCGAGTACTGGATGCCAAAGAAGCTCTAAACTGCGGACTTGTGTCCAGGGTCAGCTCGAACCTGGACAAAGAAATTTGGCCCCACCTTCAAGTGCTGGCAAAAGAGTACAATTGCATT gcCATGAACCATGGTAAGAAGATGGTGCGGCGCTGGGAAAAAGAGCATCTGCTCAAGATTAACGCAGCAGAAATCGAGCTCTTAGAGGAACGATGGACCTCTGAAGATTTCTTTGAAGCAATGATAGCGTTTTTTGCCAAGAGAAGCaagatgtaa